AGCGCGGCGTGGCCACCGTCGAACCGTTCGCCGGCAACCAGGTGCACGGGGTGCTCTGGCAGCTCTCCGACGCCGACCTGGCGACGCTGGACGGCGCCGAGGGTGTGCCGGTGCGCTACCGGCGCGACCGGCTGACCGTCCACACCGACGGCGGGCCGTCGCCCGCATGGGTCTACATCGACCACCGGGTGACCCCGGGTCCGCCGCGACCCGGATACCTGCCCAGGATCATCGACGGCGCCGTACACCACGGGCTGCCGCAACGATGGATCGACTTCTTGCGCCGCTGGGATCCCGCCCGCTGGCCCCGCCCGGTCTCCGCGACTACCCCAGCGCCGCAGTCACTTTCAGCGCTGTTGCGCGAGCCGGGGGTGGTCGAGGAGAGCCGGCTGCGGTCGCGTTTCGGTTTTCTCGCCATTCACGGTGGCGGCTTGGAAGAGATGACCGACGTCATCGCCGAACGCGCCGCAACGGCCGCCGGCGCGTCGGTGTATCTGCTGCGCCACCCCGACCGCTATCCGCACCACCTGCCGTCGGCCCGTTACGATCCCGACGAATCGCCGCGGCTCGCCAAGTTTCTCGAGCATGTCGACGTCGCCGTCTCGCTGCATGGCTACGGTCGCCTCGGGCGTGGGACGCAACTGCTGGCCGGGGGGCGCAACCGCGCACTGGCGGCCCACCTGGCCCGGCATGTCCGGCTGACCGGTTATCAGGTCGTCACCAACATTGACGACATCCCGCCGGAACTGCGTGGGCTGCATCCGGACAACCCGGTCAACCGGGTGCGCGACGGCGGGACGCAGCTGGAGCTTTCGGTTCGTGTCCGGGGACTTAGCCCACGCAGCCCGCTGCCGGGAGCTGACGGGCTGTCGCCGGTCACCAGCGCCCTGGTGCGGGGCTTGGCGGCTGCGGCCCGTTGCTGGTAAGTGTCGTTTGAACGGAGGTTGTTGGTGGTCAAGGATTTTCGGTTTGCGCTAAGCGTCCGCTTCTTCAAATCGCGCGCGGCGCTAGAGGACAAGGCCAAGCGGGCGGAAGATCTTGGATTCGACGTTCTGTGTGTGCCCGACCATTTGGGCGCGGCGGCACCGTTTCCGACGCTGACCGCGGTCGCGATGGTGACCACGCGGATGCGGTTGAGCATGTATGTGCTCAACGCCGCCTTCTACAAGCCGGCCTTGCTCAGCAGGGACCTTCAGGCGCTAGACATGCTCAGCGGCGGCCGCGCCGAGGTCGGGCTCGGCACCGGTTACGTTCGGGAAGAATTCGAGGCCGCCGAGCTGCCGTACCCCAGCGCCGGAGCCCGGGTCGACTACCTCGAACACATGACGACGTATTTGAAAGAGCATCACCCGACGGTTCCGATCCTCATCGCCGGCAACGGCGATCGGGTGCTGACCCTGGCCGCCCGGTACGCCGACATCATCGGACTGACCGGCTCCAAGGTACGCGACGTCGACGATCCGTTCGCCGAACGCATCGACTTCGTTCGCAAGGCCGCGCCGGATCGGTTTGACCCGCTGGAGCTGAACCTGGCGATCACGGCGATGCCACGTGACGGCGAGACCGCCCCCGACCTGAAGCTGACCCGCAGCTACGCACCGGAACTGTCCGACGAGCAGTTACTGTCCATGCCGTCGGTGCTCAGCGGATCTCCCCGCGAGATGGCCGACACGTTGTCCGGATACCGCGAAAAGTACGGAGTCACGTCCTTTACGGTGCAGGACAACCACATCGACAACTTTGCAAAGGTGATCGCGGAGCTGCGCTGACCGGTTGCTGCCGTCGAGATCGAGCGTCTTGGCTGATCGTCGACGACCGGTCACCATCGACGACGGGTGATCCCTAGCGGTCCCGCTCATCGCGGGCCGGGCGGCTCATGCAGGGGCTCGTCGGCGTGCAGGCAGGCGATCACGTCGGCCAGCGTGGCCGCGACAGAGCAGACCCGGATCGACGTTCCCGCCGTCTGGACCGCAACGGTGTCGGTGACGAGCACTCCACGCAGGTCAAGCTCACGCAGGCGGCCGGCGGCGGCGTGAACCAGAAGCCCATGGGTCGCGGCCACGACAATGTCCGGCGCGACCCCGCGCGCGCGGAGCAATCCGACCGCGGCTTCGATGGTGGCCCCGGTGGTGATCATGTCGTCGACGATCACCGCCGGGCGGCCGCGCACGTCGCCGGCGATGTCCAACGCGGCGACAGCCGAACCACTTTCGCGTTGTTTACGCACCACCGCGACCGGGCCGTGCAGCACCGTCGCATACCGTTCGGCCAGCTTGACCGCGCCCAGGTCGGGGGCGACGACCACCGCCCCCTCCGGCAGCTCGCCGGCGAGCTCGCCCGACAGGACCGGGACGGCGGACAGCGTTTCCACCGGGATGCGGCACGCGGCCTCCAAGGACGGCGTGTGCGGGTCGACAACGACGAGCCGATCGGCGCCCGCGGCGGCGATCGCATCCGCCACAACTGCTGAGCCGAGGGCCTGACCCGGTTTGGTACGCCGGTCCTGGCGGGCGTAGCCGAAGTACGGCACCACCGCGGTCACCCGCGCCGCGCGGGCCCGGCGGCACGCGTCAAGCAGCAACAGCAGTTCGACGAGGTGCTCGTTGACCGGTGGCGATGTCGGCTGGATGACGTAAACATCTGAGCCACACGCATTTTCGATACTCGGACGAAGCTCCCCATCCGGATATCGCTGTGGTGAGCCGCCACCGGGCTCCACGCCCAGATAGTTGGCGATGGCACTGGCCAGAACCGGATTGGCGCTACCGGAGACGATTCGCAGAACGGTCATCGGACACCTTTTCCCTCGCCTTTTTCTCGCCGCACAGGGTCCATGTTGCCAACACTTCGGACAGATCGCCTTCGACGGTCACACCGATTCGGTGTCGGGCCGAGGGATCGGTCACCGTAGAAGGGCACGTTTACGCTGTTTATTCAAGCGCCGCAAGCGAAGTCGAGCACGCGCGGGCGCGGGGTCGTCCACAGTTCGCTGGTCCAACGTCGTCGGGTGAAGGGACGAATGGCCCTAGGCCGGGCGACATCGCCGTCTTTATGGTTGGTCTGCCCGTCACGATTCAGGAGTGCATAATGCCCGCTATGTCGTGGGAGAAACACGCAATCGCCAGTCACCGACACTACCTGGGGAGCAAATCATGAATACTCACTACGGCAGCGGCCCGGCGGCAGGCGAATACAGCGCCGAGGACGACAACCAGCTTCAGCCAGAGGACACCCTCACCGACCGCGGCGTCGACGACATCCTCGACGAGGGGTACTCGCCGCCCGAGCAACCATACGGGCGTGGCGCCTTCGGGCCGTCCGAAACCATGGACGAGCTGCTTGCGGAGGAAGAGCCGGACCCCGCATCGCGGATCGATGTTCCGCTCGATGAGGCCGAGCGGCAGCGCTCTGACGAAGCCGAGCGCGAAGCCGAATTTCCCCAGCGGCGTGAGGTTGGCCGGGCGCGAGCCGGCCGGCTTGTCGCGCCGGACGAGGGATTTGGTGAAGATGCCGAGGCGGAATTGGTCGCCGAGGACGTAGGTATCAGCGGCGGTGCGGCCTCCGCCGAGGAGGCCGCGGTTCACATCATCGAAGACGGGCAGTGACCAAAACTCGCAAGTTCACCCGTCGGCCGACCGGGCTCGTTCAACACGTCGGCCGTGCGGGGAGGTGACATAGCCCACCAGGCCAGCTGGCCAGCGGTCGTGGATGCCCCGACTCCGCATCTCGCCAGCACGCCGGTAGCCTCAATCTCGATCGGCCAATGCGGAGGATTGCTTTTATATGAAGATGTGGATCCAACTTGAAGGCCACGATGAGGATGACGAATACCCGGACGACGCCACCTACGAAGTACTCACGGGCGGTGTGCTAAAGATCGTCAGCGGCAACGACATTCACCTCTACAGTCCGGTGTACTGGCAAGAGGTCACGATCGATACCCGCCCCGCGGTCCAGCGTGACGAACAAGCGCAACCCCTGGACGACGAGCTCAAATGGCAATGAGTCCGGCCCAGACACGATTCGCCTTGGGCCGCAACGCGATCGCCCGCATTTAAGAGGACCCAGTGCGAGCCCCCGAACATCTGCCAAGCGACCCCGTTCACGTCCACGCTTCATGTCGCTTTGCCCCGCCAGCTACACTCACGTCAGCCGCACTGGGACGACCGGCCCGATCTCGGGCCTGTGACCCGGCACGGCGTTAGGACGCCCAGGACACCGCATGGCAGTATTCGAAGACGTCCCTCGCCCTCGTAGCTCAGGGGATAGAGCACGGCTCTCCTAAAGCCGGTGTCGCAGGTTCGAATCCTGCCGGGGGCACTCGATGTTTACGCAGGTCAGCGATGGTTTTTAGGTGTCTGCTGACTAGCCGTGGCTTGCTCCGGCCGGTGCTGTGGTCGGTGATTGTTTGGCATCAGATGACGCAGCCTGGCGGGCGATAGTCAATCGCGTAGCATCAGCCGCGGATGAGCGCACGAGCGTCTTTCATAACCAGCATCGGATGCAGCGGATCGGTCGGAGAGACCTCGAACTCGAAGTGGGCGTAGAACGCGCGGGCCTCATCGTGCGGCACGACACAAAACGCCCCCGCCGCCTGCCTATAGTATATGATGCTATAGTTGGGCATGAGCGGTCGGAGTGACGTATTGCGGACGGTGATGCACGAAACAGGCACCACCCAGTCCGAGTTGTCTCGGCTCAGCGGTGTGCACCAGCCGAGCATCAGCCAGTTCCTCTCGGACAAGGTTGAACTCAGCGATGAGCAGCTCGACCGACTGTTGTCCTGCATGGGGTACCGACTCGAAATCACCCGCCAACCAGTCACTCCCCAGCTGACACGTTCCGAACGCCGCTCGTGGAAACTGCACCGCGAGCTGGCCAGACACCTGACGCGGTCGACTCTCACACAATGGCAACCCACGATCGAGCGCAACCTGCGACGATTGCGGTCCGATGTCACCGGACAGCCGCACATGAGAAACCTCGACCGCTGGGAATCACTCATGAGAGACGGCGACGTACCCGGCCTTCATCGCGTCCTTACTGGACTCGGCCGCGATTGCATCGAGATGCGCGAAGTCTCACCGATGGGTGGGCTGCTCCCCGAGGCGGAGCGCATCCGCGTTCTGCGCACGGTGCGCTGATGCGGCGCGACCAGCTTGAGCACGCTATCCGGACTGCCTGCCAAATCGCCGGTCTGACTGAAGTGATCATCGTCGGCTCCCAAGCGATCCTCGGCACCTACACCGAAGATCAGCTGCCCTTCTACGCCACCAGGTCGGTGGAAATCGACGTTCTACCGATCGCTGACGACACCGGTGAAATCGCCCGTCTTGCAGACGGAATCGAAGGAGCAGCAGGCGAATTCTCCCCGTTTGAACAGCTTCACGGCTTCAGTATCGACGCCGTAGACCTGCAGACCTCGGCACTGCCCGACGGATGGCGCGATCGCCTGGTCAAAGTCCAGAACGAGAACACCGCCGCACCATCGGGCGAACCGCAATTCATCGGATGGTGCCTCGACAAGGAAGACTTGTGTGTTGCGAAACTGTGTGTCCTGCGAGAGAAGGACCAGAACTTCGTCGACGCACTGATCACCGCCGGCCTTGTTAACTCGCAGGTGATCGCTACCCGCCTCGCGACCGTACCCGACCGCCACGAGCATCTCCGCGATATCGACGGACTTCACACGGGGTCATCCTGTTTCGGGTGCCTCGCCTGAGTTCCTCGGCACCGGTGGTCTGCCACCGCTTCCACATCAACGGCGTAGCGCCGCGCAAGCACGTCGTCAACACCGACGCACCGGTGCGGCAAGCAACACGCTGTCCCGCACCGTATTTCGCATGTACTGGTAACCCCGCCATATTCGATCCCGCTGTATTCCTCCCCGGGCGAGGCAACGAACGAGCCGAGATGAGGTGAGCGAGGAGCCTCGACTGCTGGTCGAGTCAGCCAGCGGTGTAGCTGGACATGGCGAGTCGGTCTGCGGAATGGTTGTTTGCTGACGTCCAAATCTGCGGAACTGCGATTCACGGGCCATGAGGCAGTCGAACTCACCCGAGCCGCGAGGCGCCATCGCTCGGAATTGTCAACGGCGGCCGAAAATTGACCCCTTTCCGACGTCGACACGGGGTCAGTTTCCAGACGACGCCGACAGGAGTTGGCCGCCAAGTCCACAGCATCTGCCCGGTGTCGAGCGGGGCCCGAAATGGCTGTCGTCGAACCGTGGTCGACAGGCGAGTATCGTCAGCGACGTGGCGCTTGCACCAGGGACCTGGCCCGTTCCGCTACTGCGTGTGGTTCGTACTTCGAACAAGTACTTGCTCAACCCGCTCATGGGCTTGCTTGCCGGGCGAAAAAACTCGTACGCCGCGGCTATCCGGCATACTGGCAGAAAGTCAGGCAAGCAATATTCGACGCCGGTTGGGGCAGAGCGTACGCAGGACGGGTTCATCATTCCGCTGGGCTACGGGACCCAAGTGGACTGGCTGCAGAACGTGCTTGCCGCTGGGCAGGCCACGGTATCGGCCAAGGGCGAGACCCACGACGTAACCGAACCCGAACTGATCAACGCGGCGACGGCCTTGCCAATGCTCTCGCCGAGGCGGCGGCGGACCTTTGAGCGCCTAGGCATTGCGCAATATCTGCATGTGAAGCTCGCCTGATTGCGATAAGACGCTGCGCACCGCAGAACTGATCTCCCGAAGTCAATCTCAGTCCACACATGCTGTGAGACAACGTAATTAGAGATATGGCGTACTTTACCGGTAACTCTCTGATACCCACGAACAGCTGCGACGCTTAGGACCGTGCCTGGAGCCGACCGCCAAACGTCGTCGACCCTCACCTAACCGGGCTGATTCCCGACTTCCTCGCTGACTGTGCGATTCGCAAGCCTTCACCGCACAGCATCAAGGCCGCTGTGCTGGGGGTGTCTCGTCGTCAGCTCGGTCTCGATCCAGTTCGCGCCGTCGCGTCGAAACAGCATGAACCCTGTTAGTTACGGTAACTTCAAATGGTGAGGTTTACCGCTCGCTTGGCTGCAGTAGCCGTGGCGATGTTCGCCGGCACGGGACACAACTAAGTTGAGCGGTGCGTCAGTGGATGAGCCACTCCGCCGGCACAGCTTTTTGCGACAGCCGAAATCGGTGTGGGCCGTCGCATTTGCCTGTGGGGTCTCGTTCATGGGTTCCGGGTTGGTGAGCCCGATCCTGCCAACGATGGCTAGCCGGCTGCACGCAACTCCAGCGCAGATGTCGCTGTTGTTTACGAGTTACCTATCGGTGACCGCTGTTACGATGCTGGCTACCGGCTGGGTCTCGTTCCGGATTGGCGCCAAGAGGACACTCGTTGTCGGATTGCTCCTCACCGCCGTGTTTAGCGGACTCGCGGGTGCTTCGCACGGGCTCGACGGCATTATTGGCTTTCGCGCCGGATGGGGTCTCGGGCATGCGCTATTTATCGCGACCGCACTGGCCGTCATTGTCGGAGCATCCAGCGGTGGAATCGTGGGCGCGATCGTGCTCTACGAGGCCGCCCTTGGCATTGGTATCGCGCTCGGGCCGGTGATTGGCGGCTTCCTGGGCGAAATCAGTTGGCGTCTACCATTCTTCGGCGTCTCCACCCTCATGGCGATCGGCTTAATCTGTGTCATCACCCTGGTCGCACCGACCGTGCATCCGGCGGAACGCGTCTCGGTCTCAGACCCCATCAAGGCACTTCGTCACCGCGGGTTGCTCACCACATCAATCGCCGCGCTGCTGTACAACTGTGGCCTCTTCATCGTCATCAGCTATGCCCCTTACCCCATGAAGATCACAGCACACGAACTCGGATTCGTATTCTTTGGCTGGGGAGTACTCATCGCGATCTTCTCGGCCTTCTGCGCGCCGTGGGCTCAGCGGCGCATAGGCACCGCGAGATCGCTCTATCTCACAATGCTTCTCATATCAGTGGATGTCGCCGCAATCGGCTACTGGATTGAGCGCCCGCGAATCATCATGATCTGCGTGATCGCCAGCGGGGCGCTCATCGGAATGAACAATACCTTGCTGACTGGCACTGCGATGCATGTGGCGCAGGTGCCCGGTCCAACTGCTTCTGCCGCTTACAATTTCGTGCGATTCATCGGTGGAGGTGTCGCGCCGTGGGTGGCCGGTATTGCGGCCAGGCACTATGGTCATTCCTCGGCGTTCTACGTCGGCGCGGCCGCGGTACTCCTTGGATTGGTGGTGCTCGCTACCACGCACCGGCTCATCGTGCAGGTGGATGAGCGCCGCGTCCAAGAAACCGAAGAAGTCATTGAGGAGTTTCTGGATTCAATGGGCAACGTTGGCTAGAAACAAGTTTGAGTTGCGGCCGGGGCACTATGGCAGCACGGTATGCATCAACATCACGTCGTATGCCGACCACAGCGACAGGTTGAAGTACAGGTCCCGACCAGACGACCAGGGATGGATCATCGGCGCGTAGATGCCACCGGGCATCTGGAACGACGACACGAGCGGTTGCTCCGGGCTCCACGGTCCCTGAGGGGTCGGCGCAGTCCTGGCCACGACGTCGTTGCTGCCACCGTTGGTATACAGCACCAGGTACTGCTTGAGATAGTTGTTGTATTGGGCCGACATTTCGCCCACGGGAGCCGGAAAAATCGGCGTCGCGGCCCCCGGATTGGCCGGGACCCAGCGCCCGCCATCGTCGCCATTCCAGTACTGGTACTTGGTCAAGTCCGGCAGCTGATTCGGGGTAACTCGCGACAGAAAGGCCGCACCGCCGCGCCCGGACGGAGTTCCGAACTGGTAGAGGTAGCCGTCGTTACCCTTCATGAAGGCGCCCATCTGGAAATTCTCGTTCCCCGGCGTGAACCCGGCTCCCGGGATGGCATCCGCCGAAGCCGTGCGGATACTGGTGGGGAAGATCCCCCAGTTCTGTCCGTTGTCGTTGGACCTGGCGATCGCGGAGTAGTTTGTCGTCCATTCGCCATCGCGACCCCATTGCCGGATCGACATGTAGCTCATGTACTGGGTTCTGCCGAGGGAGATCGCGGCGGTCGGAATGATTCCCGTCTCGTGCGACGCCTTGTGGATGGTGTTGACCACCTGTTTGGACAGGCCGTTTGTCCACACCGGTGAGCCCGAGTACTTGTCGTTGGGCACCCCGTCGGCCACGTGGATTCCGTGCGACAAATCATGGTCGGAACTGCGGAACAGGACGTTGTATCGCCATTCTTGACCGTGGACCTTGCAGTAGCCGAATGTGTCACCAAAGGCCATGAGGATCTGATGGTTGGCGGGATCGCCATTGTCCCAGGCGATTCCGAGGTCTGTCCCGGAGATACCGAAACGTTGCAGGGTCTTATTCGGACCGTTCGGTCCGGTCACCCAGTCGACGAGCGATGTCGGTGCCCCCGCGATCGAGGCGGGCGGCGGCGGTGCCGGCTGCGGCGGAACCGGTGCGGCGTTCGGCTGTAACTGAGTAGCGTTCGGGGACTGCGGGATGCCGGGCGCGGGCGGATTGGGCCCGGGCGGCGGTACTACTCCCGCCTGAGGTTGTATCGGCGCGGAGTATCGAGTACCCGGCGATCCCGGCCTGATCAAAGAAGAGATCAGCGGACCCAGCTTGGGCAGCGGCGCGCGGTCATTCGTATTGGAGGGCCTGCGCCCGGTCGGTGGTTGGACGACGGGCTGGGGTGCGGGCATCGCTGGGGGTGCCGCGGGAGGATCCACGTTCGCTTCGGGCGCGCCGCAAGGCGTGGCGTTCGCCGACGGCGCGAGGCCGACCGCACCAATGAATGCGATAGCAGCCACCGACGCCACCGATAGCGATACGGTCCGAGGAATCGCCGACAAATGTCACACCTTTCCAGGAGCAGGCCGCCGCATTGACGTCCGCAGTTGGCTCATGTGACGATAGTGATTTACGAGGCTGCTGTGACCACTGATTCGGCAATAGGTATGCATCCGAGACCGTGTCGCAATCGAGAGTTTTCACGGGAAATGCGCGCGCGGGAGCGCCGGCGCTCCCGGCCCCGCTGTTGGGCCCATAGGCCCCCCGCCCCCATCACTCGCTTGGGTCACAGGACGGTCACGTGCGGCGGTTTGCCCACCTCGTAGAAGGCTGCGGCCGGCCACGTTGGCACCCCAGGGAGCCGCTACGACTGCGTTAGCTAAGAGCCGGCATGTTTGTCCACCGCTGCCGGTGGCAATGTTTCAACAGAGGTGGGTGCGTCGGCCGGCCGGCGCACTTATCCAGGTCCCGTCGGTTCAGCCCGAGAGCCGACGGGGCCGCCCTTTTGCCTGCGCCCCGGCAACCGGACCGGCTCGCCGGATGGGCACGTCATCCAGGAGTACCGTGCCGCACGGCCTGGACGGCATCTGTCTGCGCAACACCGAGAATCGGCCACACCCGGCGTTGAAGACCTATCACCCGTTCGATGGTGACGGCATGCTGGACATGGTCGGCTTCCGCGACGGAAAAGCCTTCTACCACAACCGCTTTGTGCGCACGGATGGCCGGCGTGCAAACTCCAGTAGCCCGAACGTACTTTCAGCGGCACGCATTCGGCGTGGGTGCGCGGCGCGCGGTTGCCGCGCCGGCATTCGCCGAGTCGGCGGCGAGCGCCATCGGGCCGGGTGGATCGCCGAGCCTGTAATCCGGCAGCATAAGTACGAGTGGCGGTCTGCAGAATTACAGGCTCGGCGAATCGGGGTAGCAGTGGACAACGAAAAGCGTCATCGGACAACGCACTGGCCCGCGCGGCTGGCGTCGATCGGGGCCATCCGCTTCGCTCGCCGCTCGTCGAACTTCGAAGAAACAGTGCGGTTTTACCGTGAGCTGGTGGGGCTGCCGCTCTACGAAACGTTCGAGGCCAGCTACGGCAGCAACGGCGCCATATTCGGCCTGCCCAGTTGGAACCTGACGCTCGAAATCGTGGAGGCCGTCGACACCGTCGCCGTCGATCACCACGAACAGCTGTGCCTGTACTTTCCCGACAGGCAGGCACGGCAAGCCGCGATCGCGCGCTTTCAGGCGGCGGGGCTGGCACCCGTGGAGCAGCACCCCTACTGGGAGGCGACGGGTGCGGTCACCTATCGCGACCCCGACGGCCGCGAAGTCGTGTTCGCGCCCTTTGTGTTCGGCGTCAACGAGCCCGAGGACACGTCAGGCAGACACGAGTTCCCGCCGGCCTGAAACCTCACCGGCCGGAAACCACCGCCGCGATCACTGCCGCAACCGAGCATGCCACGGCGCAGACGGCAGCGACGGCGCCGACGTAGAGCCCGTATTGCGCCGACACCGGCGGGCTGACGTTGAGCCGGTAGTACCACAGTGTGAGCGCCACGATCAGCAGCGAAATGACGAGCGCGGCAACAGAAGCGAGCTTCACCGACAGGCCGCGGCCCACCATCGCCCCGGCCACCAGCAGCGTCGAGGACAGCAACACGATGAGCTGGCCCGCACCGAACCCCGGCGGCAGCTCCAGGCTGCCGTGGGTGCCTCCGATGGCGTTGGACCAGCCCCCGCCATTGACCGCCGTCGTCAGCCACGGCATCCAGGCGCTGGCCGAGATGAGCAGGGCGAAAAACGCCACCAGCCAACCAGAGCGCAGCCGGCGAGTCATGGTTGCGAGGTTAGCCGACGCGGGTCCGGGCCCGTGTGACCGAACGGCAGCGAGCCGGAAACTCACCGCCGGCCACCATCTCCGTTCATCTGTGGGTCGGGGGCCGTGAACACCCTGACAAAGTTGTGCAGCGATTCATTGATGTCGCTTCGCAGCGCCGCGGCAACGATCATGCCGATCGGCCCGAACAGCGCCGGGCCGCCCAGATGTACGTCGAACCCGACGACGGAGCCCTCGTCTTTGGGCTGGATCTTGGCCATCAGCTTGACCTTGACTCCGCCGACACCGTCGCCGTTGAGTGTCATGCCTTGCGGCGGCTTGTAGTGCACGACCGTCCATCTGATCCGGTTGAGCATGCCCTTGACCTCGACGATCGATTCGATGACCGTCCCCTTCTCGATCTCGTCGGGCAACGTGCTGCGCCACACCCGGTGGATCGTCAGCCATTCCCTGTACCGAGAGAGGTCGGAGGCATGCTTCCAGGCGACCTCGGGGGGCAGGGGTACGTCGATGGATCCGGAGAGTTTCGCCATGCGCTCAGTTCTGCTGGTCGCCGGGGCCAGCAGACTCAGCGGCCTTCTTCGCCTCCTCCTGCACCTTGTGGATGGTGTCGGAGTACTTGCCCTTCGTCTTGCCGTCGACGAACTCGCCGGCCTTGTCGATCGCGGTCTCGACCTTGTCGGCGTTCTGCGCCAACAGGTCTTTCGCCTTGTCCAGGAATCCCACGCGCCAGCCCCCTTCCCGCAGATGTTGCTTTGCTGGTCAAAGCCTAACTTGTCGGTGCCCACAACCGCGGCCGGACGCCCAGCATCTTGGCCCGGATCCACCAGGTTGCCTCGATCGCCGCGGCCCCCGCCACACCGATCCCCAGCGCGGTCGAGGTCACCACCATATTCGACGGGTCGAGCAGGAACTTCTGCTGGGCCAGCGGGATGCTGAAGATCACCACGTAGGCCAGGCCGGAGGCAACCACCAGCGCCACCCGCCACCACTGGTAGGGGCGCGCCACCACCGCGAGCACCCATAGCGCGGTCACCAGCAACGTGATCAGCGCAGCGGTCGACGCCTGATCCTGTTGCTGGAACGTGGCGTGGCGGCCGTGGTAGGCCACCAGGTAGGAGACGAACGTGGCGACACCGGCGACAAGTCCGGACGGCAGCGCCGAGGTCAGCACCCGCCGCACGAAGCCCGGGTGGGCGCGTTCGTTGTTGGGTGCCAGCGACAGGATGAACGACGGAATACCGATGGTGAACCACGCCGCGATCGTGACGTGGATCGGCTGGAACG
The nucleotide sequence above comes from Mycobacterium malmoense. Encoded proteins:
- a CDS encoding MFS transporter, yielding MWAVAFACGVSFMGSGLVSPILPTMASRLHATPAQMSLLFTSYLSVTAVTMLATGWVSFRIGAKRTLVVGLLLTAVFSGLAGASHGLDGIIGFRAGWGLGHALFIATALAVIVGASSGGIVGAIVLYEAALGIGIALGPVIGGFLGEISWRLPFFGVSTLMAIGLICVITLVAPTVHPAERVSVSDPIKALRHRGLLTTSIAALLYNCGLFIVISYAPYPMKITAHELGFVFFGWGVLIAIFSAFCAPWAQRRIGTARSLYLTMLLISVDVAAIGYWIERPRIIMICVIASGALIGMNNTLLTGTAMHVAQVPGPTASAAYNFVRFIGGGVAPWVAGIAARHYGHSSAFYVGAAAVLLGLVVLATTHRLIVQVDERRVQETEEVIEEFLDSMGNVG
- a CDS encoding DUF5709 domain-containing protein — translated: MNTHYGSGPAAGEYSAEDDNQLQPEDTLTDRGVDDILDEGYSPPEQPYGRGAFGPSETMDELLAEEEPDPASRIDVPLDEAERQRSDEAEREAEFPQRREVGRARAGRLVAPDEGFGEDAEAELVAEDVGISGGAASAEEAAVHIIEDGQ
- a CDS encoding nitroreductase family deazaflavin-dependent oxidoreductase, with translation MALAPGTWPVPLLRVVRTSNKYLLNPLMGLLAGRKNSYAAAIRHTGRKSGKQYSTPVGAERTQDGFIIPLGYGTQVDWLQNVLAAGQATVSAKGETHDVTEPELINAATALPMLSPRRRRTFERLGIAQYLHVKLA
- a CDS encoding ribose-phosphate diphosphokinase produces the protein MTVLRIVSGSANPVLASAIANYLGVEPGGGSPQRYPDGELRPSIENACGSDVYVIQPTSPPVNEHLVELLLLLDACRRARAARVTAVVPYFGYARQDRRTKPGQALGSAVVADAIAAAGADRLVVVDPHTPSLEAACRIPVETLSAVPVLSGELAGELPEGAVVVAPDLGAVKLAERYATVLHGPVAVVRKQRESGSAVAALDIAGDVRGRPAVIVDDMITTGATIEAAVGLLRARGVAPDIVVAATHGLLVHAAAGRLRELDLRGVLVTDTVAVQTAGTSIRVCSVAATLADVIACLHADEPLHEPPGPR
- a CDS encoding DUF6036 family nucleotidyltransferase, which translates into the protein MRRDQLEHAIRTACQIAGLTEVIIVGSQAILGTYTEDQLPFYATRSVEIDVLPIADDTGEIARLADGIEGAAGEFSPFEQLHGFSIDAVDLQTSALPDGWRDRLVKVQNENTAAPSGEPQFIGWCLDKEDLCVAKLCVLREKDQNFVDALITAGLVNSQVIATRLATVPDRHEHLRDIDGLHTGSSCFGCLA
- a CDS encoding LLM class F420-dependent oxidoreductase, with the protein product MLVVKDFRFALSVRFFKSRAALEDKAKRAEDLGFDVLCVPDHLGAAAPFPTLTAVAMVTTRMRLSMYVLNAAFYKPALLSRDLQALDMLSGGRAEVGLGTGYVREEFEAAELPYPSAGARVDYLEHMTTYLKEHHPTVPILIAGNGDRVLTLAARYADIIGLTGSKVRDVDDPFAERIDFVRKAAPDRFDPLELNLAITAMPRDGETAPDLKLTRSYAPELSDEQLLSMPSVLSGSPREMADTLSGYREKYGVTSFTVQDNHIDNFAKVIAELR
- a CDS encoding helix-turn-helix domain-containing protein yields the protein MMHETGTTQSELSRLSGVHQPSISQFLSDKVELSDEQLDRLLSCMGYRLEITRQPVTPQLTRSERRSWKLHRELARHLTRSTLTQWQPTIERNLRRLRSDVTGQPHMRNLDRWESLMRDGDVPGLHRVLTGLGRDCIEMREVSPMGGLLPEAERIRVLRTVR
- a CDS encoding poly-gamma-glutamate hydrolase family protein; the encoded protein is MPARRHPYFAYGSNLCVRQMALRCPDAADPRPAVLSDHDWLINQRGVATVEPFAGNQVHGVLWQLSDADLATLDGAEGVPVRYRRDRLTVHTDGGPSPAWVYIDHRVTPGPPRPGYLPRIIDGAVHHGLPQRWIDFLRRWDPARWPRPVSATTPAPQSLSALLREPGVVEESRLRSRFGFLAIHGGGLEEMTDVIAERAATAAGASVYLLRHPDRYPHHLPSARYDPDESPRLAKFLEHVDVAVSLHGYGRLGRGTQLLAGGRNRALAAHLARHVRLTGYQVVTNIDDIPPELRGLHPDNPVNRVRDGGTQLELSVRVRGLSPRSPLPGADGLSPVTSALVRGLAAAARCW
- a CDS encoding DUF4185 domain-containing protein produces the protein MSAIPRTVSLSVASVAAIAFIGAVGLAPSANATPCGAPEANVDPPAAPPAMPAPQPVVQPPTGRRPSNTNDRAPLPKLGPLISSLIRPGSPGTRYSAPIQPQAGVVPPPGPNPPAPGIPQSPNATQLQPNAAPVPPQPAPPPPASIAGAPTSLVDWVTGPNGPNKTLQRFGISGTDLGIAWDNGDPANHQILMAFGDTFGYCKVHGQEWRYNVLFRSSDHDLSHGIHVADGVPNDKYSGSPVWTNGLSKQVVNTIHKASHETGIIPTAAISLGRTQYMSYMSIRQWGRDGEWTTNYSAIARSNDNGQNWGIFPTSIRTASADAIPGAGFTPGNENFQMGAFMKGNDGYLYQFGTPSGRGGAAFLSRVTPNQLPDLTKYQYWNGDDGGRWVPANPGAATPIFPAPVGEMSAQYNNYLKQYLVLYTNGGSNDVVARTAPTPQGPWSPEQPLVSSFQMPGGIYAPMIHPWSSGRDLYFNLSLWSAYDVMLMHTVLP